A window of the Mauremys reevesii isolate NIE-2019 linkage group 26, ASM1616193v1, whole genome shotgun sequence genome harbors these coding sequences:
- the ANKLE1 gene encoding ankyrin repeat and LEM domain-containing protein 1 gives MSRAGPAGLAARLCEALRGEEAPLVEALLKQGADPNLVLPEGIAAIHLAAGKERESGVRCLKLILQYGGNPNARSVEELTPLHVAASWGCYKCLKLLLRNGGDPNLEDQDGNRAVDLALEQGNKMCVQILQGFQYAWLSEEANGAHKHTFCHEGLRNAESFLSILTDDCTETGIISRLSEAWDDPGPLSSTQKCLPDGSPSNTGLGVTFNNAAAADASGQLSCIPGNLQDHPCCSVPPSTLAFCAYSHPGHSQGPATLSDNGPCSRRDLPQPVLSSTWLSASNEPRELTSSLTTTQGFPGDATSASPSSETDDSLTPPGPGYEDTTAGGHGLSSQPVPCQDESISKEPVIFSQSQRCSMSHAARARRSVSFCESPKIFPLHNNGNWKERPSGPHCNPRVSAANGTLRLSRLSDFLNLEMLGKVTGQEGLDVTSPDHVYLFCRANSTAICDLEKTVMEPTFLARTHENSDSPFAAGQVLSRSSESGSSQYSSCDSDCYVSATDTSDHSEPKKCLEGNEGCTGRDTQCCSSSLCAGDGSADSNSAGSKDGSSRVHLGKRLMARTAGQSCEKLVEMPSAVEAVMQHVPPAGSQNTEMAGGRHLYASSEASHISRDGSGLTSAGKPASELCTCGTAHESLKDMGVSSPSQELQAECVSHQQNDRGSNILWTQEPHQLTPADDVVEEAGPREAAASVNYRQIIADWKLQGKLKGMLLSTDSSLSARTELTSSQWVARKADIQEWDPSANGSDPEMPDTVLLGGAMGGTLDTGTPGGDMEENNREEEINGNPFRGRSVKPPSLSSEADTLVIQHLASPADGSGEDEFSHLNEKQKMFPTSSDVSPLLQMCLRPCHVTPRTKSRLTSAARDSSSSSLFEETLEMPRRPRRIRSPPGMRWMPAGPAACLEGNTARASWVAQGGENASCWEAEETNDLDDTEIIAKATSHSGSSAGHSSYPDASPTVLLDSDGGTDEQSLSSNQGKAKLGAACHPGLPPCLPRSGTDKPPSDSMWLTEDGESDCTDPTRQVALSRPLGAAFSQAESDAANEGCGRVLPSTCPQEEPRLDAKGQPGPSRVSFSRLSSRRPSRATSATDHPSGRLSPVPDSCSQDFPLSPGGRPVNLSTREPVEYLYMDEEEGYALIERHVPCTDDASVLTDTTSSDDTIVYDWRAYQSKLAEQESKENQPLQCKSPMATSKLHLLSDEALIRKLRNLGANPAPITGLTRKFYLQLLDKLLKDPNAQARKRSAGHSPELASALETFQIPDCKDDEMALSRQFDQPDKNRKWREGVLKSSFNYLLLDPRVTQNLPFRCHRLSQADCFRTFVSAVFYVGKGKRSRPYSHLYQALTHYKGGKKQACPKVQHILDIWAGGQGVISVHCFQNVIPVEAYTREACLVDAIGLKMLTNQKKGNYYGVVASWPMKRRRCLGIHMLHRAMQIFLAEGERQLRPADIQIGQ, from the exons ATGAGCCGCGCGGGGCCCGCGGGCCTGGCCGCCCGGCTGTGCGAGGCGCTGCGCGGCGAGGAGGCCCC GCTTGTGGAAGCACTGCTGAAGCAGGGTGCGGATCCTAACCTGGTTCTGCCAGAGGGAATTGCAGCGATCCACCTGGCTGCTGGCAAAGAAAGGGAGAGCGGGGTTCGTTGTCTGAAGCTGATTCTCCAGTATGGTGGAAACCCAAATGCCAG GTCAGTAGAGGAACTCACGCCATTGCATGTAGCAGCTTCTTGGGGCTGTTACAAATGCTTGAAGCTCCTACTGCGGAATGGAGGGGACCCAAATCTCGAAGACCAG GATGGAAACAGAGCAGTCGACTTAGCCTTGGAACAGGGAAACAAGATGTGTGTGCAAATCCTGCAGGGCTTCCAGTATGCCTGGCTCTCAGAGGAGGCCAATGGAGCACACAAGCACACAT TCTGCCACGAAGGCTTGAGAAACGCTGAGAGCTTCCTTTCCATTCTGACCGACGACTGCACGGAAACTGGTATCATCTCAAGACTTTCTGAAGCGTGGGATGATCCTGGACCACTTAGCAGCACCCAAAAGTGTCTGCCGGACGGGAGTCCCAGTAACACAGGGCTGGGTGTCACCTTTAACAATGCAGCAGCTGCTGATGCAAGTGGCCAACTGAGTTGTATCCCAGGGAATCTCCAGGACCATCCATGCTGTTCAGTGCCTCCATCCACATTGGCCTTTTGTGCCTATTCGCACCCGGGGCATTCCCAGGGACCTGCCACTTTGTCTGACAATGGTCCGTGCAGCCGTCGTGACCTACCTCAGCCAGTGCTGTCCAGCACTTGGCTTTCAGCCAGTAATGAGCCTCGAGAACTAACTTCAAGTCTGACTACAACACAGGGCTTTCCTGGGGATGCAACTTCTGCTTCTCCTTCCTCAGAGACAGACGACAGTTTGACACCACCTGGCCCTGGCTATGAAGACACAACAGCCGGTGGTCACGGTCTATCTTCCCAGCCAGTGCCTTGCCAGGATGAATCCATTTCAAAGGAGCCTGTGATCTTCTCTCAGTCCCAGCGTTGCAGCATGAGCCACGCAGCGCGGGCACGGAGAAGTGTCAGTTTCTGTGAGTCCCCTAAAATTTTCCCCCTCCATAACAATGGGAACTGGAAGGAAAGGCCTTCTGGGCCACATTGCAACCCCAGAGTTAGTGCTGCCAACGGGACTCTGCGCCTGTCCCGGCTCAGTGACTTCCTCAATCTCGAAATGTTAGGAAAGGTGACTGGCCAGGAAGGATTGGACGTCACATCCCCAGACCACGTGTACCTGTTCTGTCGGGCCAACTCCACAGCCATTTGTGACTTGGAAAAGACAGTGATGGAGCCAACGTTCCTGGCCAGAACACACGAAAATTCAGACTCTCCCTTCGCCGCTGGACAGGTGCTTAGCAGAAGCTCCGAGAGCGGCAGCAGCCAATATAGCAGCTGTGACAGCGACTGTTACGTTAGCGCCACAGACACTTCTGACCACAGTGAGCCGAAGAAATGCTTGGAAGGGAACGAGGGCTGTACCGGTAGAGATACACAatgctgcagctcttctctgtgtGCCGGAGACGGAAGTGCTGATTCCAACAGCGCTGGCAGCAAAGACGGGAGTTCACGAGTGCACTTAGGCAAACGGTTGATGGCCCGCACTGCAGGGCAGAGCTGCGAGAAGCTGGTAGAAATGCCATCTGCAGTGGAAGCAGTTATGCAGCATGTGCCGCCCGCCGGGTCACAGAACACAGAGATGGCAGGAGGAAGGCATTTATATGCTAGTTCTGAAGCATCCCATATTAGCAGGGATGGTTCTGGTTTGACCTCCGCTGGGAAGCCAGCTTCAGAGCTATGTACCTGCGGCACTGCCCACGAATCTCTCAAAGACATGGGGGTATCAAGCCCTTCCCAAGAGTTACAGGCTGAGTgtgtctctcaccagcagaatgACAGAGGCTCAAACATCTTGTGGACTCAGGAACCACATCAGCTGACCCCAGCTGATGATGTGGTTGAGGAAGCTGGTCCTCGGGAAGCTGCCGCCTCTGTGAACTACAGGCAAATTATTGCAGACTGGAAACTGCAGGGTAAATTgaaggggatgctgctttccACAGACAGCAGTCTCTCTGCAAGGACAGAACTGACCAGTAGCCAGTGGGTAGCAAGAAAAGCCGATATTCAGGAATGGGATCCCTCTGCAAATGGGTCTGACCCAGAGATGCCGGACACGGTGCTGCTAGGCGGGGCCATGGGCGGGACGCTGGACACGGGGACGCCAGGTGGGGACATGGAAGAGAATAACAGAGAGGAAGAAATAAATGGCAACCCATTCAGAGGGAGATCGGTGAAGCCTCCCAGTCTGAGCAGTGAAGCTGACACCTTAGTGATCCAGCACCTTGCCAGTCCCGCTGATGGTTCTGGAGAAGACGAGTTCTCTCACTTGAACGAGAAACAGAAGATGTTTCCCACATCTTCAGATGTTTCCCCACTACTTCAGATGTGCCTCAGGCCCTGCCACGTCACCCCCAGAACAAAGAGCCGCTTGACCTCTGCGGCGCGTGACAGCAGCTCCTCGTCACTCTTCGAGGAGACACTGGAGATGCCAAGGCGGCCCAGGAGAATTAGGAGCCCCCCGGGGATGCGTTGGATGCCAGCTGGCCCTGCCGCCTGTCTGGAAGGTAATACCGCGAGGGCGAGCTgggtcgctcaggggggtgaaaatgCATCTTGTTGGGAAGCAGAAGAAACTAATGACCTGGATGATACTGAAATAATCGCAAAAGCCACCAGCCACTCGGGGTCCTCTGCTGGTCATAGCAGCTACCCAGATGCCAGCCCCACAGTGCTGCTAGACTCTGACGGGGGCACCGATGAGCAGTCCTTGTCCAGTAACCAGGGGAAAGCCAAGCTGggtgctgcctgccaccctggcctccctCCGTGCCTCCCACGCTCCGGTACAGACAAGCCCCCGTCAGACAGCATGTGGCTGACGGAGGATGGGGAGAGTGACTGCACAGACCCAACACGGCAGGTTGCTCTCTCCAGGCCCCTTGGTGCAGCCTTCTCCCAGGCTGAGTCAGATGCTGCGAATGAGGGATGTGGGAGAGTGTTGCCCAGCACGTGCCCGCAAGAGGAGCCTCGGCTGGATGCCAAGGGGCAGCCTGGCCCCTCCAGGGTTAGTTTCAGTCGGCTGTCCTCCAGGAGGCCTTCTCGGGCAACGTCTGCCACCGACCACCCTTCGGGGAGGCTGAGCCCCGTGCCGGACTCGTGCAGCCAGGACTTTCCCCTCTCGCCCGGCGGCCGGCCTGTGAACCTCAGCACCCGTGAGCCAGTGGAATATCTCTACATGGACGAGGAGGAAGGGTACGCGCTGATCGAGCGTCATGTCCCGTGCACGGACGACGCATCCGTCCTCACAGACACTACGAGCTCTGATGACACTATCGTGTATGACTGGAGAGCCTACCAGAGCAAACTGGCGGAGCAGGAGAGCaaggagaaccagcccctgcagTGCAAGTCACCAATGGCAACCTCCAAGCTACATCTCCTCTCTGATGAAGCCCTCATTAGGAAGCTGAGAAACCTGGGCGCGAACCCAGCGCCCATTACAGGTCTAACGAGGAAGTTCTACTTGCAGCTGCTCGACAAACTGCTGAAAGACCCGAATGCCCAGGCCAGAAAGAGGTCTGCAG GACACAGCCCTGAGCTGGCCTCTGCCCTAGAGACCTTTCAGATCCCCGACTGCAAGGACGACGAAATGGCTCTCTCCAGACAGTTCGACCAGCCCGACAAGAACAGGAAGTGGAGGGAGGGTGTGCTCAAGTCCAGCTTTAACTATCTGCTGTTGGACCCCAG GGTGACTCAGAACTTACCTTTCCGCTGCCACCGCCTGAGCCAGGCTGACTGCTTTAGGACTTTCGTCAGTGCCGTCTTCTACGTGGGCAAAGGGAAACGCTCCCGACCCTACAGTCACCTCTACCAGGCCTTAACTCACTACAAGGGTGGAAAGAAGCAG GCGTGCCCCAAAGTGCAGCACATCCTGGACATCTGGGCGGGCGGCCAGGGCGTGATCTCCGTGCACTGCTTCCAGAACGTCATCCCGGTGGAAGCTTACACGCGGGAGGCCTGCTTGGTGGATGCGATTG GGTTAAAGATGCTCACCAATCAGAAGAAGGGGAATTACTACGGCGTGGTGGCGAGCTGGCCCATGAAACGTCGCCGGTGCCTGGGGATTCACATGCTGCACAGGGCCATGCAGATCTTCCTGGCGGAAGGGGAACGGCAGCTGCGTCCGGCAGACATCCAGATTGGTCAGTGA
- the BABAM1 gene encoding BRISC and BRCA1-A complex member 1, with the protein MDTSEPGSATEEEEEKATEQRPRTRSNPEGAEDRALSAQASVGNRSEGEGEAASADDSPQSAATPNGKDWQVPAQPTEFQVKTPRVNCPEKVIICLDLSEEMSLPKLESFNGSKTNALNISQKMIEMFVRTKHKIDKCHEFALVVVNNDATWLSGFTSDPREVCSCLYDLETVVCKSFNLEGLFNLIQQKIELPVTENIQTIPPPYVVRTILVYSRPACQPQFSMTEQMKKMLQCPYFFFDVVYIHNGAEEKEDETSWKEMYTFFSNLDTKGTNYKYEVSVTGPAVELHNCMAKLLAHPLQRPFQTHASYSLLEEEEPAEIEATV; encoded by the exons ATGGACACCTCGGAGCCCGGGAGCGCCaccgaggaggaagaggagaaggcgACGGAGCAGAGGCCCAGAACCCGCTCCAACCCGGAGGGGGCCGAGGACCGAGCCTTGAGCGCGCAGGCCAGCGTGGGGAACCGCAgcgagggggaaggagaggcggCTAGTGCTGATGACAGCCCGCAGAGCGCTGCCACGCCCAATGGCAAAGACTGGCAGGTCCCGGCGCAGCCCACGGAGTTCCAGGTCAAGACACCTAGGGTGAACTGCCCTGAGAAAGTG ATCATCTGCTTAGACCTCTCTGAGGAAATGTCTCTGCCCAAACTAGAATCCTTTAACGG ATCCAAAACCAATGCTCTGAACATCTCCCAGAAGATGATTGAGATGTTTGTGAGGACGAAGCACAAAATCGACAAATGCCACGAGTTCGCTCTGGTGGTGGTGAACAATGATGCCACCTGG CTCTCCGGTTTCACCTCTGACCCCAGAGAAGTGTGCAGCTGCCTGTATGACCTGGAAACTGTGGTCTGCAAGTCGTTCA ATCTCGAAGGCCTCTTCAATCTCAT ACAGCAGAAGATTGAGCTGCCAGTGACGGAAAACATCCAGACAATCCCACCTCCCTATGTGGTCAGGACCATCCTGGTGTATAGCCGGCCGGCCTGTCAGCCTCAGTTCTCCATGACAGAGCAGATGAAG AAAATGCTTCAGTGCCCTTATTTCTTTTTTGACGTGGTTTATATCCACAATGGTGCTGAGGAGAAAGAGGACGAGACGAGCTGGAAG GAGATGTACACTTTTTTCAGCAACCTGGACACCAAAGGCACCAATTACAAATATGAAGTGTCTGTGACAGGCCCCGCCGTGGAGCTGCACAACTGCATGGCTAAGCTTCTAGCCCATCCCCTCCAGAGGCCCTTCCAGACCCACGCCTCCTACAGCCTGCTCGAGGAAGAAGAGCCAGCAGAAATCGAAGCCACGGTGTAA